The following coding sequences are from one Halomonas sp. HAL1 window:
- a CDS encoding bifunctional 4-hydroxy-2-oxoglutarate aldolase/2-dehydro-3-deoxy-phosphogluconate aldolase has translation MTIDKQLPSTRTAELDSICLKAEVIPVITIERLEDAVPLGRALVEGGLTVLEVTLRTDCALEAVKRMREALPGASIGVGTVLTPAQYRQAEQVGADFVVTPGATDALYRYGVESPVPMLPGVSTVSELMTGWQYGYRRFKFFPAESSGGAKAIKAFGAPIPEARFCPTGGITVDNADDYLSLPNVMCVGGSWLTPKAMVEAEDWDGIRELARQSAERFHH, from the coding sequence ATGACTATCGATAAACAGTTACCGTCTACACGTACCGCCGAGCTTGATAGCATCTGCTTAAAAGCCGAAGTGATCCCCGTCATCACTATTGAGCGCTTGGAAGACGCTGTCCCGTTGGGCCGCGCACTGGTGGAGGGGGGGTTAACTGTACTGGAAGTCACCCTACGTACCGATTGTGCTCTGGAAGCGGTAAAACGCATGCGTGAAGCGCTGCCCGGTGCCAGCATTGGCGTGGGCACGGTATTAACCCCGGCCCAGTACCGCCAAGCTGAGCAGGTCGGCGCTGATTTTGTGGTAACTCCCGGTGCCACCGACGCTCTCTACCGCTATGGCGTTGAAAGCCCGGTACCGATGTTGCCAGGCGTCTCAACTGTTTCTGAGTTGATGACTGGCTGGCAGTACGGCTACCGTCGGTTTAAGTTCTTCCCTGCGGAATCCAGCGGTGGCGCTAAAGCGATCAAAGCGTTTGGAGCGCCGATTCCTGAAGCACGCTTTTGTCCCACTGGCGGTATCACTGTTGATAACGCCGATGACTATTTATCGTTGCCCAATGTGATGTGTGTCGGCGGTTCATGGTTGACGCCTAAAGCAATGGTGGAAGCGGAAGATTGGGACGGTATCCGTGAACTCGCACGCCAATCAGCCGAGCGTTTTCATCATTAA